A genomic region of Arachis stenosperma cultivar V10309 chromosome 9, arast.V10309.gnm1.PFL2, whole genome shotgun sequence contains the following coding sequences:
- the LOC130949739 gene encoding uncharacterized protein LOC130949739: MCVIRSDWERYLDKRLWFIRRGDLIPEAKGWFELVRRSILPASNNSEVNIARATIVHILIKGGGINVHEIIAEGIQDSAEKTDLSARPWYPSTILRLCMKAKVAFEDNNPNWVNPGRLVTLQHITYVAPAQQQRRPQIRKRTLQEEPHQEEPHQEEPHQEEYQQEEYYDPTNINLNHIQGAMEGQEQQLHVQSQRMNRQEKLLPNWMNQQSEWQKQQTEQQQEHYSQLTQAINQVTERQERQDKCLQELNQCQLSQMKAFNEFNVLNEGRQLHWEEFIINTQAKLTYVAGHMHNLHSSIPRYDTVCKDLTEQEEGKVKQQKEALKKKMEDASFWKKLIGKRKGNGDSSNQEGSHDKGNKGT, from the coding sequence ATGTGTGTTATAAGATCTGATTGGGAAAGGTACTTGGATAAGAGACTGTGGTTCATTAGGAGAGGAGACCTCATCCCGGAAGCTAAGGGATGGTTTGAGCTcgtgaggagatctatcctcCCAGCCTCAAACAATTCTGAGGTCAACATTGCTCGAGCTACTATAGTACATATCTTAATAAAGGGTGGAGGCATCAATGTGCACGAAATTATAGCTGAGGGAATCCAAGATTCAGCCGAGAAGACTGATCTGAGTGCTAGACCTTGGTACCCCAGCACCATCCTTAGACTCTGTATGAAAGCCAAGGTAGCATTCGAAGATAACAATCCAAATTGGGTAAACCCTGGGAGGTTAGTTACGCTCCAGCATATAACCTATGTGGCACCCGCTCAACAGCAAAGAAGGCCTCAGATAAGGAAAAGAACATTACAAGAAGAacctcaccaagaagaacctcaccaagaagaaccTCATCAAGAAGAATACCAGCAAGAAGAGTACTATGATCCAACTAACATAAACTTGAATCATATTCAAGGAGCCATGGAGGGACAAGAACAACAACTGCACGTTCAATCCCAAAGGATGAATCGTCAAGAAAAACTGCTCCCTAATTGGATGAATCAACAAAGTGAGTGGCAGAAACAACAAACGGAGCAACAACAGGAGCATTACTCCCAGCTCACCCAAGCCATCAATCAAGTAACTGAAAGGCAAGAGCGTCAAGACAAATGCCTTCAAGAACTCAACCAATGTCAGTTGTCTCAGATGAAAGCATTCAATGAGTTCAACGTCCTTAATGAAGGACGGCAACTACACTGGGAAGAGTTTATCATAAACACTCAGGCCAAGTTGACTTATGTGGCTGGGCATATGCATAATTTGCACTCTTCCATCCCAAGATATGATACAGTTTGCAAAGACCTAACAGAACAAGAGGAGGGGAAGGTGAAACAACAGAAGGAagcattgaagaagaagatggaagatGCTAGTTTCTGGAAAAAGCTGATAGGAAAACGCAAAGGAAATGGGGATTCGAGCAATCAAGAAGGATCCCATGACAAAGGAAACAAAGGGACATAA